One Paraburkholderia dioscoreae DNA segment encodes these proteins:
- a CDS encoding c-type cytochrome, producing MNQERVFSLRNPWFTLSVGGTIAIAVVSILIGFIWLPSASNAFGDRGLWATICSAAGAPSSWYGGTNLTGPAPSEVVVLPPLRRVRADAISIGRGATIATQNCSMCHGVLGTVQVTAPALAGQYADVVYKELRDYQNGVRQNAIMQPIIAARSDQDLHDLAAYYASLPRAPAAEVPATGTEPDANAVKLAMQGDPQRNIAPCAACHGQLDRKGAAPWLGGQSSVYLAAQMRAFASGARHNDINEQMRNVARQMTPAEIDSLARYYAAMQ from the coding sequence ATGAATCAGGAACGCGTCTTCAGCTTGCGCAACCCGTGGTTCACGTTGAGCGTGGGCGGCACGATTGCGATTGCCGTCGTGTCGATATTGATCGGCTTCATCTGGCTGCCTTCGGCGAGCAACGCATTCGGCGACCGCGGCCTGTGGGCGACGATCTGCAGCGCCGCGGGCGCGCCGTCGAGCTGGTATGGGGGCACCAATCTCACGGGCCCCGCGCCGAGCGAAGTGGTGGTCCTGCCGCCTTTGCGGCGCGTGCGCGCCGACGCGATTTCAATCGGCCGCGGCGCGACCATTGCCACGCAAAATTGCTCGATGTGTCACGGCGTGCTGGGCACGGTGCAGGTGACGGCGCCCGCACTCGCCGGGCAGTATGCCGACGTGGTCTACAAAGAATTGCGCGATTACCAGAACGGTGTGCGCCAGAACGCGATCATGCAACCGATCATCGCGGCGCGCAGCGACCAGGATCTGCACGATCTGGCCGCTTACTATGCGTCCCTGCCAAGAGCGCCCGCGGCGGAGGTGCCGGCCACCGGCACGGAACCGGATGCGAACGCCGTGAAGCTTGCCATGCAGGGCGATCCGCAGCGCAATATCGCGCCTTGCGCCGCATGCCACGGGCAACTGGATCGCAAGGGTGCGGCGCCGTGGCTGGGCGGACAGTCGTCGGTCTATCTGGCGGCGCAGATGCGCGCCTTTGCTTCCGGCGCACGACACAACGATATCAACGAACAGATGCGCAACGTCGCGCGGCAGATGACGCCCGCCGAGATCGACAGCCTGGCCAGGTACTACGCGGCCATGCAGTAA
- a CDS encoding methyl-accepting chemotaxis protein yields MLKNLSIRTCLTMLIVFFGLALLVGAAAGLLSLRSSNASLQQMYTVDTPAVADLEGSAGQLLRLRLALATYASLVDLNDQDGANAVLKRFDQYQQASNDRLAHFVSRAGTDADEQRLIKDMQDKRDAFLHEGVDPALAALRSNDRTAFQQLQAHKLPSLYSGYEKAMLALEQLQLDHGAQRYQAAQDLFYVICVVVAVGMVVSLLGSLIGRAVLVRAIVSPVDATIAQFQRMSNGDLTGQIVVSSNNEMGRLAAALQKMQESLIATVNSVRQGTESIDTGVSEIAAGNTDLSQRTEEQAASLEETAASIEQLTSTVKQTADNAKQASSLAQGASSLAAQGGDLTGQVVGTMHGIVDDSRRIADIVGVIEGIAFQTNILALNAAVEAARAGEQGRGFAVVASEVRSLAQRSAAAAKEIKGLIDESTARVQAGSQLVERSGSTMTEIVDAIARVSSIMGEIAAAAIEQSTGIDQVNLAVAQMDEVTQQNAALVEQAAAAASSLEEQARRLTAAVSVFQTGSGAVSSSGSAGRRSGSAATPKTADTGEFATA; encoded by the coding sequence ATGTTGAAAAATCTGTCGATTCGCACCTGTCTGACCATGCTGATCGTGTTCTTCGGTCTCGCGCTGCTGGTCGGCGCCGCCGCTGGCCTGCTGTCGCTGCGTTCGAGCAACGCCTCGCTGCAGCAGATGTACACCGTCGACACACCCGCTGTTGCCGACCTCGAAGGCAGCGCCGGGCAGTTGTTGCGCCTGCGTCTCGCGCTGGCGACATATGCTTCGCTCGTCGACCTGAACGATCAGGACGGCGCGAACGCCGTGCTCAAGCGTTTCGATCAGTACCAGCAAGCCTCCAACGACCGCCTTGCCCACTTTGTGAGCCGCGCGGGCACGGACGCCGACGAACAGCGTCTCATCAAGGACATGCAGGACAAGCGCGATGCCTTTCTGCATGAGGGCGTCGATCCGGCTCTTGCCGCGCTCAGGTCGAACGACAGGACGGCCTTCCAGCAATTGCAGGCGCACAAGCTGCCGTCGCTCTATAGCGGGTACGAAAAGGCCATGCTCGCGCTCGAACAGTTGCAACTCGATCACGGCGCGCAACGCTATCAGGCTGCGCAGGATCTGTTCTACGTGATCTGTGTCGTGGTGGCGGTCGGCATGGTCGTATCGCTGCTCGGCTCGTTGATCGGCCGCGCGGTGCTGGTGCGCGCGATCGTCAGTCCGGTCGACGCCACCATCGCGCAGTTCCAGCGCATGTCCAATGGCGACCTGACGGGCCAGATCGTCGTGAGCAGCAATAACGAAATGGGCCGTCTCGCGGCCGCGTTGCAAAAGATGCAGGAATCGCTGATCGCGACGGTGAACTCGGTGCGTCAAGGCACGGAATCCATCGACACCGGCGTGAGCGAGATTGCCGCGGGCAATACCGATCTGTCGCAACGTACCGAGGAACAGGCCGCGTCGCTCGAAGAGACGGCGGCAAGCATCGAACAGCTCACGTCGACGGTCAAGCAGACGGCGGATAACGCGAAGCAGGCCAGCTCGCTCGCGCAGGGCGCATCCAGTCTGGCCGCGCAAGGCGGCGATCTCACCGGGCAGGTGGTGGGCACGATGCATGGCATCGTCGACGACTCGCGGCGGATTGCCGACATTGTCGGCGTGATCGAAGGGATCGCGTTCCAGACCAATATTCTGGCGCTGAACGCCGCAGTGGAAGCCGCGCGCGCCGGTGAGCAGGGACGCGGCTTCGCGGTGGTGGCGAGCGAAGTGCGCTCGCTCGCGCAGCGTAGCGCAGCGGCGGCGAAGGAGATCAAGGGTTTGATCGACGAATCGACGGCGCGCGTGCAGGCCGGCTCGCAACTGGTTGAACGCTCGGGCTCGACGATGACCGAGATCGTCGACGCGATTGCACGCGTGAGTTCGATCATGGGTGAAATTGCGGCGGCGGCCATCGAGCAGAGCACCGGCATCGATCAGGTCAATCTCGCGGTCGCGCAGATGGACGAGGTGACTCAGCAAAATGCCGCACTGGTGGAGCAGGCCGCGGCGGCGGCGAGTTCGCTGGAGGAGCAGGCACGGCGGTTGACTGCCGCCGTCTCGGTGTTCCAGACGGGGAGCGGCGCGGTGTCGTCTTCTGGGTCTGCCGGGCGGCGTAGCGGCTCGGCGGCCACGCCGAAGACGGCCGATACGGGTGAGTTCGCTACGGCCTGA